From Xiphophorus hellerii strain 12219 chromosome 20, Xiphophorus_hellerii-4.1, whole genome shotgun sequence, the proteins below share one genomic window:
- the LOC116711204 gene encoding piggyBac transposable element-derived protein 4-like isoform X2 has product MSRYMTAQQALKYMYECEEDEGALPEGSDSEFELDDELGDPSILFREEEEEEETPTCSVQLRPTHQRSPRRAQRTRTRSRSPLTEAAPETRAGQWNTEEDADAAPVVSRFQPRRTPGPQMDLMSNHSPSELFLLFFAADTVKTICDNTNRYAAKNQANGKKYKWAELDTEELYRFFGLLIYMSLVQLPSVQDYWRQNHFLSVPTPAKVMTRDRFRTIMWNLHPSNPEEDVKNDKKKGTPGYDKLSRLRPVYDDILNACQAYYQPKRELAVDERMVPTKAKTGMTQYMKDKPTKWGIKLFVLAESSSGYTVSFSLYTGKTHTASEHGLSYDMVMKLIQPSYLGTGYHIYMDNFYTSPTLFKDLASKKFGACGTYRESRKGCPKGRPNALTKKSGRGSVRWIREGPVVFVKWMDTREVSVCSTIHPAFSGETVQRRVKNEVKRWIVKDIPCPTPVMAYNKYMGGVDLSDQLIQYYSAQRKTYRWYKTVLMHLVDIATANAYILHQELCKAKGVKPMTHKDFNVEMASQLCSVDMAGVPRRKAAEHIPVPISAQQNARNGRLQCRHCLQVNKVRKDTQWKCEGCDVPLCLLIDRNCFAQWHK; this is encoded by the exons ATGAGTCGCTACATGACTGCGCAGCAAGCCCTGAAGTACATGTACGAATGTGAAGAGGACGAAGGCGCGCTGCCAGAAGGTTCGGACTCGGAGTTTGAGCTTGACGatgag CTTGGTGATCCCTCCATTCTattcagg gaggaggaggaggaggaggaaactcCCACGTGCTCTGTCCAGTTGAGGCCCACACATCAGAGGTCACCACGGAGAGCGCAGCGAACTCGGACAAGATCCAGATCTCCTCTGACTGAGGCAGCACCAGAAACACGGGCTGGACAGTGGAACACTGAAGAGGACGCAGATGCAGCCCCTGTTGTAAGCCGCTTTCAACCAAGGAGAACACCAGGACCACAGATGGATCTGATGTCCAACCACAGTCCAAGtgagctgtttttgttgttttttgcagctGATACAGTCAAAACCATCTGTGACAACACAAACAGATATGCTGcaaaaaatcaagcaaatggaaaaaaatataaatgggcTGAATTAGACACAGAGGAGCTGTATAGGTTCTTTGGTCTATTGATCTATATGTCCTTGGTGCAACTACCAAGTGTCCAGGACTACTGGagacaaaatcattttttgtctGTTCCAACTCCAGCTAAGGTCATGACAAGGGACAGGTTCAGGACCATTATGTGGAACTTGCACCCAAGTAATCCTGAGGAGGatgtcaaaaatgacaaaaagaaggGAACACCAGGCTACGACAAATTATCAAGACTGCGGCCTGTTTATGATGACATCCTCAATGCCTGTCAGGCTTACTACCAACCAAAGAGGGAGCTGGCAGTTGACGAAAGGATGGTGCCAACAAAGGCAAAAACTGGCATGACCCAGTATATGAAAGACAAGCCAACTAAATGGGGAATAAAGCTTTTTGTGTTGGCCGAGTCAAGCAGTGGCTACACTGTGAGTTTTAGCTTATACACTGGCAAGACTCACACTGCAAGTGAGCATGGGCTGTCTTATGATATGGTAATGAAACTTATTCAGCCATCTTATCTTGGCACCGGCTACCATATTTACATGGACAATTTTTATACCAGTCCTACACTGTTCAAGGACCTGGCCAGCAAAAAGTTTGGAGCTTGTGGCACTTATAGGGAATCCAGGAAGGGATGCCCTAAAGGGAGGCCAAATGCTCTCACTAAAAAAAGTGGAAGAGGATCAGTGAGATGGATCAGAGAGGGCCCAGTGGTCTTTGTGAAGTGGATGGACACACGGGAGGTGTCTGTCTGCTCAACTATCCATCCTGCGTTTTCAGGTGAGACGGTGCAAAGGAGGGTGAAGAATGAAGTGAAACGCTGGATTGTGAAAGACATTCCATGTCCTACACCAGTCATGGCGTACAATAAATACATGGGTGGGGTTGACCTGTCTGATCAACTCATCCAGTATTACTCTGCACAACGGAAAACTTATCGTTGGTACAAGACTGTGCTTATGCATTTGGTTGACATTGCCACAGCAAATGCCTACATCCTACACCAAGAGTTGTGCAAAGCCAAAGGAGTGAAGCCCATGACACACAAAGACTTCAATGTGGAGATGGCCAGTCAGCTTTGCAGTGTGGACATGGCAGGTGTTCCAAGGAGAAAGGCAGCTGAACACATTCCTGTGCCCATTAGTGCTCAGCAAAATGCCAGAAACGGCAGACTGCAGTGCAGACACTGCCTCCAGGTGAACAAAGTCAGGAAGGACACGCAATGGAAATGTGAGGGCTGTGATGTGCCATTGTGCCTTCTGATTGACAGAAACTGCTTTGCACAGTGGCAcaagta A
- the LOC116711204 gene encoding piggyBac transposable element-derived protein 4-like isoform X1, translated as MSRYMTAQQALKYMYECEEDEGALPEGSDSEFELDDELGDPSILFREEEEEEETPTCSVQLRPTHQRSPRRAQRTRTRSRSPLTEAAPETRAGQWNTEEDADAAPVVSRFQPRRTPGPQMDLMSNHSPSELFLLFFAADTVKTICDNTNRYAAKNQANGKKYKWAELDTEELYRFFGLLIYMSLVQLPSVQDYWRQNHFLSVPTPAKVMTRDRFRTIMWNLHPSNPEEDVKNDKKKGTPGYDKLSRLRPVYDDILNACQAYYQPKRELAVDERMVPTKAKTGMTQYMKDKPTKWGIKLFVLAESSSGYTVSFSLYTGKTHTASEHGLSYDMVMKLIQPSYLGTGYHIYMDNFYTSPTLFKDLASKKFGACGTYRESRKGCPKGRPNALTKKSGRGSVRWIREGPVVFVKWMDTREVSVCSTIHPAFSGETVQRRVKNEVKRWIVKDIPCPTPVMAYNKYMGGVDLSDQLIQYYSAQRKTYRWYKTVLMHLVDIATANAYILHQELCKAKGVKPMTHKDFNVEMASQLCSVDMAGVPRRKAAEHIPVPISAQQNARNGRLQCRHCLQVNKVRKDTQWKCEGCDVPLCLLIDRNCFAQWHK; from the exons ATGAGTCGCTACATGACTGCGCAGCAAGCCCTGAAGTACATGTACGAATGTGAAGAGGACGAAGGCGCGCTGCCAGAAGGTTCGGACTCGGAGTTTGAGCTTGACGatgag CTTGGTGATCCCTCCATTCTattcagg gaggaggaggaggaggaggaaactcCCACGTGCTCTGTCCAGTTGAGGCCCACACATCAGAGGTCACCACGGAGAGCGCAGCGAACTCGGACAAGATCCAGATCTCCTCTGACTGAGGCAGCACCAGAAACACGGGCTGGACAGTGGAACACTGAAGAGGACGCAGATGCAGCCCCTGTTGTAAGCCGCTTTCAACCAAGGAGAACACCAGGACCACAGATGGATCTGATGTCCAACCACAGTCCAAGtgagctgtttttgttgttttttgcagctGATACAGTCAAAACCATCTGTGACAACACAAACAGATATGCTGcaaaaaatcaagcaaatggaaaaaaatataaatgggcTGAATTAGACACAGAGGAGCTGTATAGGTTCTTTGGTCTATTGATCTATATGTCCTTGGTGCAACTACCAAGTGTCCAGGACTACTGGagacaaaatcattttttgtctGTTCCAACTCCAGCTAAGGTCATGACAAGGGACAGGTTCAGGACCATTATGTGGAACTTGCACCCAAGTAATCCTGAGGAGGatgtcaaaaatgacaaaaagaaggGAACACCAGGCTACGACAAATTATCAAGACTGCGGCCTGTTTATGATGACATCCTCAATGCCTGTCAGGCTTACTACCAACCAAAGAGGGAGCTGGCAGTTGACGAAAGGATGGTGCCAACAAAGGCAAAAACTGGCATGACCCAGTATATGAAAGACAAGCCAACTAAATGGGGAATAAAGCTTTTTGTGTTGGCCGAGTCAAGCAGTGGCTACACTGTGAGTTTTAGCTTATACACTGGCAAGACTCACACTGCAAGTGAGCATGGGCTGTCTTATGATATGGTAATGAAACTTATTCAGCCATCTTATCTTGGCACCGGCTACCATATTTACATGGACAATTTTTATACCAGTCCTACACTGTTCAAGGACCTGGCCAGCAAAAAGTTTGGAGCTTGTGGCACTTATAGGGAATCCAGGAAGGGATGCCCTAAAGGGAGGCCAAATGCTCTCACTAAAAAAAGTGGAAGAGGATCAGTGAGATGGATCAGAGAGGGCCCAGTGGTCTTTGTGAAGTGGATGGACACACGGGAGGTGTCTGTCTGCTCAACTATCCATCCTGCGTTTTCAGGTGAGACGGTGCAAAGGAGGGTGAAGAATGAAGTGAAACGCTGGATTGTGAAAGACATTCCATGTCCTACACCAGTCATGGCGTACAATAAATACATGGGTGGGGTTGACCTGTCTGATCAACTCATCCAGTATTACTCTGCACAACGGAAAACTTATCGTTGGTACAAGACTGTGCTTATGCATTTGGTTGACATTGCCACAGCAAATGCCTACATCCTACACCAAGAGTTGTGCAAAGCCAAAGGAGTGAAGCCCATGACACACAAAGACTTCAATGTGGAGATGGCCAGTCAGCTTTGCAGTGTGGACATGGCAGGTGTTCCAAGGAGAAAGGCAGCTGAACACATTCCTGTGCCCATTAGTGCTCAGCAAAATGCCAGAAACGGCAGACTGCAGTGCAGACACTGCCTCCAGGTGAACAAAGTCAGGAAGGACACGCAATGGAAATGTGAGGGCTGTGATGTGCCATTGTGCCTTCTGATTGACAGAAACTGCTTTGCACAGTGGCAcaagtaa
- the LOC116711204 gene encoding piggyBac transposable element-derived protein 3-like isoform X3: MSLVIPPFYSGRRRRRRIVKDIPCPTPVMAYNKYMGGVDLSDQLIQYYSAQRKTYRWYKTVLMHLVDIATANAYILHQELCKAKGVKPMTHKDFNVEMASQLCSVDMAGVPRRKAAEHIPVPISAQQNARNGRLQCRHCLQVNKVRKDTQWKCEGCDVPLCLLIDRNCFAQWHK; the protein is encoded by the exons atgag CTTGGTGATCCCTCCATTCTattcagggaggaggaggaggagga GGATTGTGAAAGACATTCCATGTCCTACACCAGTCATGGCGTACAATAAATACATGGGTGGGGTTGACCTGTCTGATCAACTCATCCAGTATTACTCTGCACAACGGAAAACTTATCGTTGGTACAAGACTGTGCTTATGCATTTGGTTGACATTGCCACAGCAAATGCCTACATCCTACACCAAGAGTTGTGCAAAGCCAAAGGAGTGAAGCCCATGACACACAAAGACTTCAATGTGGAGATGGCCAGTCAGCTTTGCAGTGTGGACATGGCAGGTGTTCCAAGGAGAAAGGCAGCTGAACACATTCCTGTGCCCATTAGTGCTCAGCAAAATGCCAGAAACGGCAGACTGCAGTGCAGACACTGCCTCCAGGTGAACAAAGTCAGGAAGGACACGCAATGGAAATGTGAGGGCTGTGATGTGCCATTGTGCCTTCTGATTGACAGAAACTGCTTTGCACAGTGGCAcaagtaa